The genomic region GGAGCTCCGCGACATGGGCGCGTTCGGAATCAAGATTCCGAAAGAATACGGCGGCCTCGGCTTGTCGCAGATGACTTACATCCGCGCGATGGAGCTGGTTACGTCAAAGGACGGCTCGCTCGTCGCCCTTCTGTCCGCGAGCCAGTCCATCGGCGTCCCTCAGCCGCTCAAGCTCTTCGGTACCGACGATCAGAAGCGACGATTCTTCCCGCGCCTGGCGAAAGGCGCAATCTCGGCTTTTGCTCTCACCGAGGTGGACGCCGGCTCGGATCCGGCGAACATGCGCACCACCGCGACACCAACCGGCGATGGCGAGCATTTCGTAATCAACGGCGAAAAGCTCTGGTGCACTAACGGAACGCGCGCCGAGCTGTTCGTCGTCATGGCTCGTACACCAGATCAGGAGGTGAAGGGGGAAAAAGTAAAGCAGATCACGGCGTTCATCGTCGACTCGGCCATGCCTGGCGTGGAGGTGAAGCATCGCCTGAGGTTCATGGGACTGAAGGCGATCGAGAACGGCGTCATCCGCTTCGACAACGTGAAGGTTCCGCGCGAGAACATTCTGTGGGGTGAAGGCAAGGGTTTGAAGCTCGCGCTGATTACGCTCAACACCGGGCGGCTCACGCTTCCCGCGGGAGCAACCGGCGGCGCGAAGGCGATGCTGCGGGTCGCGCGAAAATGGTCGATGGAGCGAGTGCAATGGGGCCAGCCGATTGGCAAGCACGAAGCCGTCGCACAGATGATCGCGAAGATGGCCGCGAATACGTTTGCGATGGAAGCAGTAGCCGAGCTCGCGACCGCCCTGTACGAGCGTGGGAACTACGACATCCGGTTAGAGGCGGCGATCGCCAAGCTCTATAACACTGAGCACGGCTGGAGAATCATCGACGACACCCTGCAGATTCGCGGAGGTCGCGGCTACGAGATGGCCGAATCTCTCGCCCGGCGCGGCGAGGAGGCGATTCCGGT from Gemmatimonadaceae bacterium harbors:
- a CDS encoding acyl-CoA dehydrogenase family protein; this encodes MTEHAEALATEKEARDVAESARETEWVHPSFARELYLGRFRLDLIHPHPPEDEAEAARAKPFLDKLADFMARVNSEEIDRTGEIPESLVQELRDMGAFGIKIPKEYGGLGLSQMTYIRAMELVTSKDGSLVALLSASQSIGVPQPLKLFGTDDQKRRFFPRLAKGAISAFALTEVDAGSDPANMRTTATPTGDGEHFVINGEKLWCTNGTRAELFVVMARTPDQEVKGEKVKQITAFIVDSAMPGVEVKHRLRFMGLKAIENGVIRFDNVKVPRENILWGEGKGLKLALITLNTGRLTLPAGATGGAKAMLRVARKWSMERVQWGQPIGKHEAVAQMIAKMAANTFAMEAVAELATALYERGNYDIRLEAAIAKLYNTEHGWRIIDDTLQIRGGRGYEMAESLARRGEEAIPVERAMRDFRINLIFEGSSEIMRLFIAREAVDHHFKLAFDIVKPESSMKERLSAMAKSTPFYLTWYPSRWVGTGQLKRYGEFGKLATHVRFIERNTRHLGRSIFHAMVRYGPKLERKQAVLFRAVDIGAELFAMSAACVRAEMLAKKGQTGAVALADTFCREARLRVQEHFRNLYGPNDANLYKLAMSVLKGEHAWLEQGIAAYGTEMGLPLAPIAQEDSLRPSERGVLAGIP